From Quercus lobata isolate SW786 chromosome 1, ValleyOak3.0 Primary Assembly, whole genome shotgun sequence, one genomic window encodes:
- the LOC115973806 gene encoding protein WVD2-like 7 isoform X4, which yields MAGEVEESYNFSFQADSLHSGSISFGRFEKEPLSWERRSSFSHNRYLEEVQKCSKPGSVIEKKAYFEAHFKKKGLLLPNSSECYSGSEYQTSENDILESREEFEHVNEGSHYAHFDESPEGSEHHAESEVTGCGMEKPGVSFSAPQMESSLNNADNLIDGNAADVNAGETHQAESGCDKFRSVNDEPEIKGNHNLNGDDVNADESCKALVHDKLDIEVNQNLDCDAVNADSSPKGIDQSPKTGPAVKVDKTSLEHWRTPSPKLKAATGTKPLKPRVFQVQRDISGAASKDPAKNPSRRERESSRRTNIEKNSSKTSFPTTRAVHRTPISEDSRSQKAKLIHDNKSIGEKGSRRKKVGESQPSSMKAESGGHLTANRLHRTVNSTKEDARPGAATFSFKSNERAERRKEFYMKLEEKMHAKEAEINQIQAKTLEKTEAEIKQFRKSLNFKATPMPSFYHVAMPSGSDGKKVVLSTNKVNKARNKSTSLGSRAVAGSKSYFKAGNDQAPSTSESVDTSEPFDASEETNFPLTEHSGGSEILQTAYTNQSFPPEATTRNEVTGRKEQGKEKDTSLHKHRVSETHKVTKSQRVDRKQKVGARRSSNEMARKDMKSIGIGSSSGMGHLTVGVAS from the exons ATGGCGGGAGAGGTTGAAGAATCCTATAACTTTAGCTTTCAG GCAGATTCTCTACATTCTGGATCTATATCATTTGGAAGGTTTGAAAAAGAACCATTATCTTGGGAAAGGAGGTCATCTTTCTCACATAATAGGTACCTTGAGGAGGTTCAAAAATGCTCGAAACCAGGTTCAGTTATTGAGAAGAAAGCTTATTTTGAagctcatttcaagaagaaggGTCTTCTTCTTCCAAATTCATCCGAGTGCTATAGTGGGTCTGAATATCAAACTAGTGAAAATGATATCTTGGAGAGCAGAGAAGAATTTGAACATGTAAATGAAGGTAGCCACTATGCTCACTTTGATGAGAGCCCTGAGGGTTCAGAGCATCATGCAGAATCCGAAGTAACAGGATGTGGCATGGAGAAGCCAGGGGTTTCCTTCTCTGCTCCTCAGATGGAATCTAGTTTGAACAATGCTGATAATTTGATAGATGGTAATGCTGCGGATGTTAATGCTGGGGAAACACATCAAGCCGAATCTGGGTGTGACAAGTTTCGTTCAGTTAATGATGAACCAGAGATAAAAGGAAACCATAATCTTAATGGTGATGATGTGAATGCTGATGAATCATGTAAAGCCCTAGTTCATGACAAACTAGATATTGAGGTAAATCAGAACCTTGATTGCGATGCAGTAAATGCCGATAGCTCACCAAAAGGCATTGACCAATCTCCCAAGACTGGACCTGCTGTGAAAGTTGACAAAACTAGCTTGGAACATTGGCGAACCCCTTCTCCAAAG TTGAAGGCTGCAACGGGAACCAAACCTTTGAAGCCCAGAGTTTTTCAAGTCCAGAGAGACATTTCTGGTGCTGCATCTAAAGACCCTGCAAAGAATCCAAGtagaagggaaagagagagTTCACGAAGAACAAATATAGAAAAGAATTCGTCAAAAACTAGCTTTCCAACTACACGTGCTGTGCACAGAACTCCAATCTCAGAG GATTCTAGAAGTCAGAAGGCAAAATTAATTCATGACAATAAAAG TATTGGTGAAAAGGGATCAAGGAGAAAGAAAGTTGGTGAATCTCAGCCCTCTTCAATGAAGGCTGAATCAGGAGGACATCTAACAGCAAACAG GCTTCATCGCACTGTGAATTCAACAAAGGAAGATGCAAGGCCAGGTGCTGCAACTTTCAGTTTCAAAAGCAATGAACGAGCAGAAAGGAGGAAAGAG TTCTATATGAAGTTGGAGGAGAAAATGCATGCTAAGGAGGCTGAGATAAATCAAATTCAAGCAAAAACACTG GAGAAGACAGAAGCTGAGATCAAACAATTCCGGAAAAGCCTAAACTTCAAGGCAACGCCTATGCCTTCTTTTTATCATGTAGCTATGCCATCAGGGTCAGATGGGAAGAAG gtCGTATTAAGTACCAACAAAGTTAATAAAGCACGAAATAAGTCTACAAGTCTAGGGAGTAGAGCTGTTGCAGgatcaaaatcatattttaaggCAGGGAATGACCAAGCTCCCTCTACCAGTGAATCTGTTGACACATCTGAACCATTTGATGCCTCAGAGGAGACTAACTTCCCATTGACTGAGCATTCTGGAGGCAGTGAAATCTTGCAGACTGCATATACCAACCAAAGTTTTCCCCCAGAAGCTACAACTAGAAATGAGGTCACAGGGAGGAAAGAGCAAGGAAAGGAGAAGGATACTAGTTTGCATAAACATCGTGTATCAGAAACTCATAAGGTGACAAAAAGTCAAAGAGTTGATAGGAAACAGAAAGTGGGAGCCCGGAGAAGTAGCAATGAGATGGCAAGGAAGGACATGAAAAGCATTGGCATTGGCAGCAGTTCTGGAATGGGTCATCTAACAGTTGGTGTTGCCTCTTGA
- the LOC115973806 gene encoding protein WVD2-like 7 isoform X2, producing MAGEVEESYNFSFQLLSSHQQADSLHSGSISFGRFEKEPLSWERRSSFSHNRYLEEVQKCSKPGSVIEKKAYFEAHFKKKGLLLPNSSECYSGSEYQTSENDILESREEFEHVNEGSHYAHFDESPEGSEHHAESEVTGCGMEKPGVSFSAPQMESSLNNADNLIDGNAADVNAGETHQAESGCDKFRSVNDEPEIKGNHNLNGDDVNADESCKALVHDKLDIEVNQNLDCDAVNADSSPKGIDQSPKTGPAVKVDKTSLEHWRTPSPKLKAATGTKPLKPRVFQVQRDISGAASKDPAKNPSRRERESSRRTNIEKNSSKTSFPTTRAVHRTPISEDSRSQKAKLIHDNKSIGEKGSRRKKVGESQPSSMKAESGGHLTANRLHRTVNSTKEDARPGAATFSFKSNERAERRKELEEKMHAKEAEINQIQAKTLEKTEAEIKQFRKSLNFKATPMPSFYHVAMPSGSDGKKVVLSTNKVNKARNKSTSLGSRAVAGSKSYFKAGNDQAPSTSESVDTSEPFDASEETNFPLTEHSGGSEILQTAYTNQSFPPEATTRNEVTGRKEQGKEKDTSLHKHRVSETHKVTKSQRVDRKQKVGARRSSNEMARKDMKSIGIGSSSGMGHLTVGVAS from the exons ATGGCGGGAGAGGTTGAAGAATCCTATAACTTTAGCTTTCAG CTACTTTCATCACACCAGCAGGCAGATTCTCTACATTCTGGATCTATATCATTTGGAAGGTTTGAAAAAGAACCATTATCTTGGGAAAGGAGGTCATCTTTCTCACATAATAGGTACCTTGAGGAGGTTCAAAAATGCTCGAAACCAGGTTCAGTTATTGAGAAGAAAGCTTATTTTGAagctcatttcaagaagaaggGTCTTCTTCTTCCAAATTCATCCGAGTGCTATAGTGGGTCTGAATATCAAACTAGTGAAAATGATATCTTGGAGAGCAGAGAAGAATTTGAACATGTAAATGAAGGTAGCCACTATGCTCACTTTGATGAGAGCCCTGAGGGTTCAGAGCATCATGCAGAATCCGAAGTAACAGGATGTGGCATGGAGAAGCCAGGGGTTTCCTTCTCTGCTCCTCAGATGGAATCTAGTTTGAACAATGCTGATAATTTGATAGATGGTAATGCTGCGGATGTTAATGCTGGGGAAACACATCAAGCCGAATCTGGGTGTGACAAGTTTCGTTCAGTTAATGATGAACCAGAGATAAAAGGAAACCATAATCTTAATGGTGATGATGTGAATGCTGATGAATCATGTAAAGCCCTAGTTCATGACAAACTAGATATTGAGGTAAATCAGAACCTTGATTGCGATGCAGTAAATGCCGATAGCTCACCAAAAGGCATTGACCAATCTCCCAAGACTGGACCTGCTGTGAAAGTTGACAAAACTAGCTTGGAACATTGGCGAACCCCTTCTCCAAAG TTGAAGGCTGCAACGGGAACCAAACCTTTGAAGCCCAGAGTTTTTCAAGTCCAGAGAGACATTTCTGGTGCTGCATCTAAAGACCCTGCAAAGAATCCAAGtagaagggaaagagagagTTCACGAAGAACAAATATAGAAAAGAATTCGTCAAAAACTAGCTTTCCAACTACACGTGCTGTGCACAGAACTCCAATCTCAGAG GATTCTAGAAGTCAGAAGGCAAAATTAATTCATGACAATAAAAG TATTGGTGAAAAGGGATCAAGGAGAAAGAAAGTTGGTGAATCTCAGCCCTCTTCAATGAAGGCTGAATCAGGAGGACATCTAACAGCAAACAG GCTTCATCGCACTGTGAATTCAACAAAGGAAGATGCAAGGCCAGGTGCTGCAACTTTCAGTTTCAAAAGCAATGAACGAGCAGAAAGGAGGAAAGAG TTGGAGGAGAAAATGCATGCTAAGGAGGCTGAGATAAATCAAATTCAAGCAAAAACACTG GAGAAGACAGAAGCTGAGATCAAACAATTCCGGAAAAGCCTAAACTTCAAGGCAACGCCTATGCCTTCTTTTTATCATGTAGCTATGCCATCAGGGTCAGATGGGAAGAAG gtCGTATTAAGTACCAACAAAGTTAATAAAGCACGAAATAAGTCTACAAGTCTAGGGAGTAGAGCTGTTGCAGgatcaaaatcatattttaaggCAGGGAATGACCAAGCTCCCTCTACCAGTGAATCTGTTGACACATCTGAACCATTTGATGCCTCAGAGGAGACTAACTTCCCATTGACTGAGCATTCTGGAGGCAGTGAAATCTTGCAGACTGCATATACCAACCAAAGTTTTCCCCCAGAAGCTACAACTAGAAATGAGGTCACAGGGAGGAAAGAGCAAGGAAAGGAGAAGGATACTAGTTTGCATAAACATCGTGTATCAGAAACTCATAAGGTGACAAAAAGTCAAAGAGTTGATAGGAAACAGAAAGTGGGAGCCCGGAGAAGTAGCAATGAGATGGCAAGGAAGGACATGAAAAGCATTGGCATTGGCAGCAGTTCTGGAATGGGTCATCTAACAGTTGGTGTTGCCTCTTGA
- the LOC115973806 gene encoding protein WVD2-like 7 isoform X3 gives MAGEVEESYNFSFQQADSLHSGSISFGRFEKEPLSWERRSSFSHNRYLEEVQKCSKPGSVIEKKAYFEAHFKKKGLLLPNSSECYSGSEYQTSENDILESREEFEHVNEGSHYAHFDESPEGSEHHAESEVTGCGMEKPGVSFSAPQMESSLNNADNLIDGNAADVNAGETHQAESGCDKFRSVNDEPEIKGNHNLNGDDVNADESCKALVHDKLDIEVNQNLDCDAVNADSSPKGIDQSPKTGPAVKVDKTSLEHWRTPSPKLKAATGTKPLKPRVFQVQRDISGAASKDPAKNPSRRERESSRRTNIEKNSSKTSFPTTRAVHRTPISEDSRSQKAKLIHDNKSIGEKGSRRKKVGESQPSSMKAESGGHLTANRLHRTVNSTKEDARPGAATFSFKSNERAERRKEFYMKLEEKMHAKEAEINQIQAKTLEKTEAEIKQFRKSLNFKATPMPSFYHVAMPSGSDGKKVVLSTNKVNKARNKSTSLGSRAVAGSKSYFKAGNDQAPSTSESVDTSEPFDASEETNFPLTEHSGGSEILQTAYTNQSFPPEATTRNEVTGRKEQGKEKDTSLHKHRVSETHKVTKSQRVDRKQKVGARRSSNEMARKDMKSIGIGSSSGMGHLTVGVAS, from the exons ATGGCGGGAGAGGTTGAAGAATCCTATAACTTTAGCTTTCAG CAGGCAGATTCTCTACATTCTGGATCTATATCATTTGGAAGGTTTGAAAAAGAACCATTATCTTGGGAAAGGAGGTCATCTTTCTCACATAATAGGTACCTTGAGGAGGTTCAAAAATGCTCGAAACCAGGTTCAGTTATTGAGAAGAAAGCTTATTTTGAagctcatttcaagaagaaggGTCTTCTTCTTCCAAATTCATCCGAGTGCTATAGTGGGTCTGAATATCAAACTAGTGAAAATGATATCTTGGAGAGCAGAGAAGAATTTGAACATGTAAATGAAGGTAGCCACTATGCTCACTTTGATGAGAGCCCTGAGGGTTCAGAGCATCATGCAGAATCCGAAGTAACAGGATGTGGCATGGAGAAGCCAGGGGTTTCCTTCTCTGCTCCTCAGATGGAATCTAGTTTGAACAATGCTGATAATTTGATAGATGGTAATGCTGCGGATGTTAATGCTGGGGAAACACATCAAGCCGAATCTGGGTGTGACAAGTTTCGTTCAGTTAATGATGAACCAGAGATAAAAGGAAACCATAATCTTAATGGTGATGATGTGAATGCTGATGAATCATGTAAAGCCCTAGTTCATGACAAACTAGATATTGAGGTAAATCAGAACCTTGATTGCGATGCAGTAAATGCCGATAGCTCACCAAAAGGCATTGACCAATCTCCCAAGACTGGACCTGCTGTGAAAGTTGACAAAACTAGCTTGGAACATTGGCGAACCCCTTCTCCAAAG TTGAAGGCTGCAACGGGAACCAAACCTTTGAAGCCCAGAGTTTTTCAAGTCCAGAGAGACATTTCTGGTGCTGCATCTAAAGACCCTGCAAAGAATCCAAGtagaagggaaagagagagTTCACGAAGAACAAATATAGAAAAGAATTCGTCAAAAACTAGCTTTCCAACTACACGTGCTGTGCACAGAACTCCAATCTCAGAG GATTCTAGAAGTCAGAAGGCAAAATTAATTCATGACAATAAAAG TATTGGTGAAAAGGGATCAAGGAGAAAGAAAGTTGGTGAATCTCAGCCCTCTTCAATGAAGGCTGAATCAGGAGGACATCTAACAGCAAACAG GCTTCATCGCACTGTGAATTCAACAAAGGAAGATGCAAGGCCAGGTGCTGCAACTTTCAGTTTCAAAAGCAATGAACGAGCAGAAAGGAGGAAAGAG TTCTATATGAAGTTGGAGGAGAAAATGCATGCTAAGGAGGCTGAGATAAATCAAATTCAAGCAAAAACACTG GAGAAGACAGAAGCTGAGATCAAACAATTCCGGAAAAGCCTAAACTTCAAGGCAACGCCTATGCCTTCTTTTTATCATGTAGCTATGCCATCAGGGTCAGATGGGAAGAAG gtCGTATTAAGTACCAACAAAGTTAATAAAGCACGAAATAAGTCTACAAGTCTAGGGAGTAGAGCTGTTGCAGgatcaaaatcatattttaaggCAGGGAATGACCAAGCTCCCTCTACCAGTGAATCTGTTGACACATCTGAACCATTTGATGCCTCAGAGGAGACTAACTTCCCATTGACTGAGCATTCTGGAGGCAGTGAAATCTTGCAGACTGCATATACCAACCAAAGTTTTCCCCCAGAAGCTACAACTAGAAATGAGGTCACAGGGAGGAAAGAGCAAGGAAAGGAGAAGGATACTAGTTTGCATAAACATCGTGTATCAGAAACTCATAAGGTGACAAAAAGTCAAAGAGTTGATAGGAAACAGAAAGTGGGAGCCCGGAGAAGTAGCAATGAGATGGCAAGGAAGGACATGAAAAGCATTGGCATTGGCAGCAGTTCTGGAATGGGTCATCTAACAGTTGGTGTTGCCTCTTGA
- the LOC115973806 gene encoding protein WVD2-like 7 isoform X5, whose protein sequence is MAGEVEESYNFSFQADSLHSGSISFGRFEKEPLSWERRSSFSHNRYLEEVQKCSKPGSVIEKKAYFEAHFKKKGLLLPNSSECYSGSEYQTSENDILESREEFEHVNEGSHYAHFDESPEGSEHHAESEVTGCGMEKPGVSFSAPQMESSLNNADNLIDGNAADVNAGETHQAESGCDKFRSVNDEPEIKGNHNLNGDDVNADESCKALVHDKLDIEVNQNLDCDAVNADSSPKGIDQSPKTGPAVKVDKTSLEHWRTPSPKLKAATGTKPLKPRVFQVQRDISGAASKDPAKNPSRRERESSRRTNIEKNSSKTSFPTTRAVHRTPISEDSRSQKAKLIHDNKSIGEKGSRRKKVGESQPSSMKAESGGHLTANRLHRTVNSTKEDARPGAATFSFKSNERAERRKELEEKMHAKEAEINQIQAKTLEKTEAEIKQFRKSLNFKATPMPSFYHVAMPSGSDGKKVVLSTNKVNKARNKSTSLGSRAVAGSKSYFKAGNDQAPSTSESVDTSEPFDASEETNFPLTEHSGGSEILQTAYTNQSFPPEATTRNEVTGRKEQGKEKDTSLHKHRVSETHKVTKSQRVDRKQKVGARRSSNEMARKDMKSIGIGSSSGMGHLTVGVAS, encoded by the exons ATGGCGGGAGAGGTTGAAGAATCCTATAACTTTAGCTTTCAG GCAGATTCTCTACATTCTGGATCTATATCATTTGGAAGGTTTGAAAAAGAACCATTATCTTGGGAAAGGAGGTCATCTTTCTCACATAATAGGTACCTTGAGGAGGTTCAAAAATGCTCGAAACCAGGTTCAGTTATTGAGAAGAAAGCTTATTTTGAagctcatttcaagaagaaggGTCTTCTTCTTCCAAATTCATCCGAGTGCTATAGTGGGTCTGAATATCAAACTAGTGAAAATGATATCTTGGAGAGCAGAGAAGAATTTGAACATGTAAATGAAGGTAGCCACTATGCTCACTTTGATGAGAGCCCTGAGGGTTCAGAGCATCATGCAGAATCCGAAGTAACAGGATGTGGCATGGAGAAGCCAGGGGTTTCCTTCTCTGCTCCTCAGATGGAATCTAGTTTGAACAATGCTGATAATTTGATAGATGGTAATGCTGCGGATGTTAATGCTGGGGAAACACATCAAGCCGAATCTGGGTGTGACAAGTTTCGTTCAGTTAATGATGAACCAGAGATAAAAGGAAACCATAATCTTAATGGTGATGATGTGAATGCTGATGAATCATGTAAAGCCCTAGTTCATGACAAACTAGATATTGAGGTAAATCAGAACCTTGATTGCGATGCAGTAAATGCCGATAGCTCACCAAAAGGCATTGACCAATCTCCCAAGACTGGACCTGCTGTGAAAGTTGACAAAACTAGCTTGGAACATTGGCGAACCCCTTCTCCAAAG TTGAAGGCTGCAACGGGAACCAAACCTTTGAAGCCCAGAGTTTTTCAAGTCCAGAGAGACATTTCTGGTGCTGCATCTAAAGACCCTGCAAAGAATCCAAGtagaagggaaagagagagTTCACGAAGAACAAATATAGAAAAGAATTCGTCAAAAACTAGCTTTCCAACTACACGTGCTGTGCACAGAACTCCAATCTCAGAG GATTCTAGAAGTCAGAAGGCAAAATTAATTCATGACAATAAAAG TATTGGTGAAAAGGGATCAAGGAGAAAGAAAGTTGGTGAATCTCAGCCCTCTTCAATGAAGGCTGAATCAGGAGGACATCTAACAGCAAACAG GCTTCATCGCACTGTGAATTCAACAAAGGAAGATGCAAGGCCAGGTGCTGCAACTTTCAGTTTCAAAAGCAATGAACGAGCAGAAAGGAGGAAAGAG TTGGAGGAGAAAATGCATGCTAAGGAGGCTGAGATAAATCAAATTCAAGCAAAAACACTG GAGAAGACAGAAGCTGAGATCAAACAATTCCGGAAAAGCCTAAACTTCAAGGCAACGCCTATGCCTTCTTTTTATCATGTAGCTATGCCATCAGGGTCAGATGGGAAGAAG gtCGTATTAAGTACCAACAAAGTTAATAAAGCACGAAATAAGTCTACAAGTCTAGGGAGTAGAGCTGTTGCAGgatcaaaatcatattttaaggCAGGGAATGACCAAGCTCCCTCTACCAGTGAATCTGTTGACACATCTGAACCATTTGATGCCTCAGAGGAGACTAACTTCCCATTGACTGAGCATTCTGGAGGCAGTGAAATCTTGCAGACTGCATATACCAACCAAAGTTTTCCCCCAGAAGCTACAACTAGAAATGAGGTCACAGGGAGGAAAGAGCAAGGAAAGGAGAAGGATACTAGTTTGCATAAACATCGTGTATCAGAAACTCATAAGGTGACAAAAAGTCAAAGAGTTGATAGGAAACAGAAAGTGGGAGCCCGGAGAAGTAGCAATGAGATGGCAAGGAAGGACATGAAAAGCATTGGCATTGGCAGCAGTTCTGGAATGGGTCATCTAACAGTTGGTGTTGCCTCTTGA
- the LOC115973806 gene encoding protein WVD2-like 7 isoform X1 gives MAGEVEESYNFSFQLLSSHQQADSLHSGSISFGRFEKEPLSWERRSSFSHNRYLEEVQKCSKPGSVIEKKAYFEAHFKKKGLLLPNSSECYSGSEYQTSENDILESREEFEHVNEGSHYAHFDESPEGSEHHAESEVTGCGMEKPGVSFSAPQMESSLNNADNLIDGNAADVNAGETHQAESGCDKFRSVNDEPEIKGNHNLNGDDVNADESCKALVHDKLDIEVNQNLDCDAVNADSSPKGIDQSPKTGPAVKVDKTSLEHWRTPSPKLKAATGTKPLKPRVFQVQRDISGAASKDPAKNPSRRERESSRRTNIEKNSSKTSFPTTRAVHRTPISEDSRSQKAKLIHDNKSIGEKGSRRKKVGESQPSSMKAESGGHLTANRLHRTVNSTKEDARPGAATFSFKSNERAERRKEFYMKLEEKMHAKEAEINQIQAKTLEKTEAEIKQFRKSLNFKATPMPSFYHVAMPSGSDGKKVVLSTNKVNKARNKSTSLGSRAVAGSKSYFKAGNDQAPSTSESVDTSEPFDASEETNFPLTEHSGGSEILQTAYTNQSFPPEATTRNEVTGRKEQGKEKDTSLHKHRVSETHKVTKSQRVDRKQKVGARRSSNEMARKDMKSIGIGSSSGMGHLTVGVAS, from the exons ATGGCGGGAGAGGTTGAAGAATCCTATAACTTTAGCTTTCAG CTACTTTCATCACACCAGCAGGCAGATTCTCTACATTCTGGATCTATATCATTTGGAAGGTTTGAAAAAGAACCATTATCTTGGGAAAGGAGGTCATCTTTCTCACATAATAGGTACCTTGAGGAGGTTCAAAAATGCTCGAAACCAGGTTCAGTTATTGAGAAGAAAGCTTATTTTGAagctcatttcaagaagaaggGTCTTCTTCTTCCAAATTCATCCGAGTGCTATAGTGGGTCTGAATATCAAACTAGTGAAAATGATATCTTGGAGAGCAGAGAAGAATTTGAACATGTAAATGAAGGTAGCCACTATGCTCACTTTGATGAGAGCCCTGAGGGTTCAGAGCATCATGCAGAATCCGAAGTAACAGGATGTGGCATGGAGAAGCCAGGGGTTTCCTTCTCTGCTCCTCAGATGGAATCTAGTTTGAACAATGCTGATAATTTGATAGATGGTAATGCTGCGGATGTTAATGCTGGGGAAACACATCAAGCCGAATCTGGGTGTGACAAGTTTCGTTCAGTTAATGATGAACCAGAGATAAAAGGAAACCATAATCTTAATGGTGATGATGTGAATGCTGATGAATCATGTAAAGCCCTAGTTCATGACAAACTAGATATTGAGGTAAATCAGAACCTTGATTGCGATGCAGTAAATGCCGATAGCTCACCAAAAGGCATTGACCAATCTCCCAAGACTGGACCTGCTGTGAAAGTTGACAAAACTAGCTTGGAACATTGGCGAACCCCTTCTCCAAAG TTGAAGGCTGCAACGGGAACCAAACCTTTGAAGCCCAGAGTTTTTCAAGTCCAGAGAGACATTTCTGGTGCTGCATCTAAAGACCCTGCAAAGAATCCAAGtagaagggaaagagagagTTCACGAAGAACAAATATAGAAAAGAATTCGTCAAAAACTAGCTTTCCAACTACACGTGCTGTGCACAGAACTCCAATCTCAGAG GATTCTAGAAGTCAGAAGGCAAAATTAATTCATGACAATAAAAG TATTGGTGAAAAGGGATCAAGGAGAAAGAAAGTTGGTGAATCTCAGCCCTCTTCAATGAAGGCTGAATCAGGAGGACATCTAACAGCAAACAG GCTTCATCGCACTGTGAATTCAACAAAGGAAGATGCAAGGCCAGGTGCTGCAACTTTCAGTTTCAAAAGCAATGAACGAGCAGAAAGGAGGAAAGAG TTCTATATGAAGTTGGAGGAGAAAATGCATGCTAAGGAGGCTGAGATAAATCAAATTCAAGCAAAAACACTG GAGAAGACAGAAGCTGAGATCAAACAATTCCGGAAAAGCCTAAACTTCAAGGCAACGCCTATGCCTTCTTTTTATCATGTAGCTATGCCATCAGGGTCAGATGGGAAGAAG gtCGTATTAAGTACCAACAAAGTTAATAAAGCACGAAATAAGTCTACAAGTCTAGGGAGTAGAGCTGTTGCAGgatcaaaatcatattttaaggCAGGGAATGACCAAGCTCCCTCTACCAGTGAATCTGTTGACACATCTGAACCATTTGATGCCTCAGAGGAGACTAACTTCCCATTGACTGAGCATTCTGGAGGCAGTGAAATCTTGCAGACTGCATATACCAACCAAAGTTTTCCCCCAGAAGCTACAACTAGAAATGAGGTCACAGGGAGGAAAGAGCAAGGAAAGGAGAAGGATACTAGTTTGCATAAACATCGTGTATCAGAAACTCATAAGGTGACAAAAAGTCAAAGAGTTGATAGGAAACAGAAAGTGGGAGCCCGGAGAAGTAGCAATGAGATGGCAAGGAAGGACATGAAAAGCATTGGCATTGGCAGCAGTTCTGGAATGGGTCATCTAACAGTTGGTGTTGCCTCTTGA